A stretch of Fimbriimonadaceae bacterium DNA encodes these proteins:
- a CDS encoding alpha/beta fold hydrolase, with the protein MEFHVLVREPAAEVREAGLLVLLHGYGADEKDLMGLSPALDPSLRILSVRAPHPTPMGGYAWFGIEFDTEIRSYDLDQAASSLDDLVEFLSELRREVAGPMAIVGFSQGAMMAFAAVARQPELAGSVALMSGKALDSLLPADPPQGLDAVRFLIQHGTYDPLVPVENGRELDALLTRWGVDHEYREYAMGHAVSAESLDDLARWLVGRLEVPTD; encoded by the coding sequence ATGGAATTCCATGTGCTGGTGCGCGAGCCCGCGGCCGAAGTGCGCGAGGCGGGACTTCTGGTGCTGCTTCACGGCTACGGGGCGGACGAGAAGGACCTGATGGGGCTCTCGCCCGCGCTCGATCCCTCGCTGCGCATTCTCAGCGTTCGCGCCCCCCACCCCACGCCGATGGGCGGGTACGCGTGGTTCGGCATCGAGTTCGACACCGAGATACGCTCCTACGACCTCGATCAGGCTGCGAGCAGCCTCGACGATCTCGTGGAGTTCCTCTCGGAGTTGCGCCGCGAGGTAGCGGGTCCGATGGCGATCGTCGGGTTCAGCCAAGGGGCGATGATGGCCTTTGCCGCGGTGGCCCGGCAGCCCGAGCTTGCAGGTTCGGTGGCCTTGATGAGCGGCAAGGCGCTCGACTCGCTGCTTCCCGCGGACCCACCCCAGGGGTTGGACGCCGTGCGGTTTCTGATCCAGCACGGCACATACGACCCGCTGGTGCCCGTCGAGAACGGACGCGAGCTCGACGCCCTGCTCACGCGATGGGGGGTGGACCACGAGTACCGCGAGTACGCGATGGGACACGCGGTGTCCGCCGAAAGCCTCGACGATCTGGCGCGGTGGCTGGTCGGGCGGCTGGAGGTCCCGACCGATTGA
- the ftsZ gene encoding cell division protein FtsZ — protein MRPENLFENQATIKVLGIGGAGSNAVNRMIQEGVMGVQFVAMNTDAQALNLSYAPRKLQLGESLTRGLGAGGDPSVGEKAAHESEKEIEAELEGADMVFLTAGMGGGTGTGAAPVVAEMARRKGILTVGVVTKPFLFEGPKRRRLAQEGADRLKEHVDTLITVPNDRLLSVVEKRATMQQAFAEADDVLRQGVQGISDIILLPGLINVDFADVKTVMSNAGVALMGLGKGVGEQRARLAAQAAATSPLLETNIHGATRLLINITAGGDFSIGEAHDAMEYILQFADSEDADIIMGHVMRDGHDGEVQITLLAAGMDPALESQPAMDAEVFFQQPSTPAERAPSQAAPKVEPIQLDEIDLDIPTFLRRQKMGG, from the coding sequence ATGCGACCCGAGAACCTGTTTGAGAACCAGGCGACGATCAAGGTGCTGGGAATAGGCGGCGCAGGCAGCAACGCCGTCAACCGCATGATCCAAGAGGGTGTCATGGGCGTGCAGTTCGTGGCGATGAACACGGATGCACAGGCGCTCAACCTCTCCTACGCACCCCGCAAGCTCCAGCTGGGCGAGAGCCTCACGCGCGGTCTGGGCGCGGGCGGCGATCCGAGCGTCGGGGAAAAGGCGGCGCACGAGAGCGAGAAGGAGATCGAAGCCGAACTGGAAGGTGCGGACATGGTCTTCCTCACGGCGGGCATGGGCGGCGGCACGGGCACGGGCGCCGCACCCGTGGTGGCCGAGATGGCGCGCCGCAAGGGGATTCTGACGGTCGGCGTGGTCACCAAGCCCTTCCTGTTCGAAGGGCCGAAGCGGCGACGCTTGGCCCAGGAAGGCGCCGACCGGCTGAAAGAGCACGTGGACACGTTGATCACCGTTCCCAACGACCGGCTCCTCAGCGTCGTGGAGAAGCGCGCGACGATGCAGCAAGCGTTTGCCGAGGCCGACGATGTGTTGCGCCAGGGCGTGCAGGGCATCAGCGACATCATCTTGCTGCCGGGCCTGATCAACGTGGACTTCGCCGACGTGAAGACCGTCATGTCGAACGCCGGGGTCGCCCTCATGGGGCTCGGCAAGGGTGTGGGCGAGCAGCGCGCTCGGCTCGCCGCGCAGGCCGCCGCCACGTCGCCGCTGCTTGAGACGAACATCCACGGCGCGACGCGGCTGCTGATCAACATCACGGCCGGAGGCGACTTCAGCATTGGCGAGGCGCACGACGCGATGGAGTACATCCTCCAGTTCGCCGACTCCGAGGATGCAGACATCATCATGGGACACGTGATGCGGGACGGGCACGACGGCGAAGTGCAGATCACGTTGCTCGCCGCAGGGATGGACCCCGCGCTGGAGTCGCAGCCTGCCATGGACGCCGAGGTGTTCTTCCAGCAGCCGTCCACGCCGGCCGAACGGGCGCCTTCGCAGGCCGCCCCCAAGGTGGAGCCGATCCAGCTCGACGAGATCGATCTGGACATTCCGACGTTCCTTCGCCGCCAGAAGATGGGCGGCTAG